Proteins encoded together in one Amphiprion ocellaris isolate individual 3 ecotype Okinawa chromosome 14, ASM2253959v1, whole genome shotgun sequence window:
- the rbmx2 gene encoding RNA-binding motif protein, X-linked 2, which produces MNPLTKVKLINELNEREADLGVKESVSWHSEYKDSAWIFVGGFPYELTEGDLICVFSQYGEIVNINLVRDKKTGKSKGFCFVCYEDQRSTILAVDNFNGIKIKGRTIRVDHVKDYRPPKDSEDIDDITKRLREDGCAPKAPPSSSSSEEDDLFHVPVKKPKKDKKEKKKKKKEKKEKKNRAASSSSSPPAVRVKQEKEDAAYDKYNQRDRGQQDGQGERRRNREEEEERRRNREEEERRRKREEEERRRRDDRRETERDKDDRRRISDRDEDRRRERHRDDRR; this is translated from the exons ATGAA TCCGCTGACGAAGGTGAAGCTGATCAACGAGCTGAACGAACGTGAAGCCGACCTGGGAGTCAAAGAGTCGGTGTCGTGGCACAGCGAGTACAAAGACAGCGCCTGGATCTTTGTGG GAGGATTTCCGTACGAACTGACTGAAGGAGACCTGATCTGTGTCTTCTCTCA GTACGGAGAAATCGTCAACATCAACCTGGTTCGAGACAAGAAGACGGGAAAATCCAAAGGTTTCTGCTTCGTCTGCTACGAGGATCAACGCAGTACCATCCTGGCCGTGGACAACTTCAACGGCATCAAG atTAAAGGTCGGACAATCCGAGTGGACCACGTTAAGGACTACCGTCCCCCCAAAGACTCAGAGGACATCGACGACATCACCAAACGTCTGAGGGAGGATGGCTGCGCTCCCAAAGCTCCACCATCGTCGTCGTCCTCCGAGGAAGACGACCTGTTCCATGTTCCTGTGAAGAAGCCTAAGAAAG acaagaaagagaaaaagaagaagaagaaagagaagaaggagaagaagaacagagcagcttcctcctcctcatctcctcctgcTGTCAGAGTCAAACAGGAGAAAGAAGACGCCGCCTACGACAAATACAACCAGAGGGACAGAGGACAGCAGGACGGACAAGGAGAACGGAGGAGGAAccgagaagaagaagaagaacggAGGAGGAAccgagaagaagaagaacggAGGAGGAAgcgagaagaagaagaacggAGACGAAGAGATGATAGAAGAGAGACGGAACGAGACAAAGACGACAGAAGAAGAATCTCAGACAGAGacgaagacagaagaagagagagacacagagacgaCAGGAGATAG